A region from the Rufibacter sp. DG15C genome encodes:
- a CDS encoding HlyD family secretion protein: protein MAKQITPHPVQEEWEQFNSFKLVTKPRLAKVLAYWAVGFFVLLFIGLWLPWTQNIRSTGAVTTLQPQDRPQTVHSTIAGRIESWQVQEGQKVKKGDTLVVLSEVKEKYFDPQLLGRIKEQLQAKEGSLESTQAKAEALAKQIAAMQQGLRFSLQKARNKVLQANLKVQSDSADVVAMRAEFEVAQAQYARQEKLYQQGLKSLTELESRRLKFQEVQAKWQSVQNKVSISRNEKQNARLELSSLQAEYQDKIAKARSELNATLAYVNDSRGEISKMENEYANTQIRSSFYQITAPQDGYVVRALKAGIGETLKEGEPVCSIMPANPQLAVQLYVRPMDVPLLEVGRQVRLQFEGWPALVFSGWPNMGFGTFGGVVAVIDNIDSQGKYRILVVPDPKEGPWPAPVRVGSGAYGWVMLQDVPIWYELWRQLNAFPPDYVGKVNGQQEEAGKTPEKEQK, encoded by the coding sequence ATGGCAAAGCAGATAACACCTCATCCCGTGCAAGAGGAATGGGAACAGTTCAATTCCTTTAAGCTAGTGACCAAGCCCAGGCTGGCAAAAGTATTGGCCTACTGGGCCGTCGGCTTTTTTGTCCTGTTATTCATCGGCTTGTGGTTGCCCTGGACCCAGAACATCCGCTCCACCGGGGCAGTGACTACGTTACAGCCGCAAGATAGACCCCAGACCGTGCACAGCACCATTGCCGGGCGCATTGAGAGCTGGCAGGTGCAGGAGGGACAGAAGGTAAAAAAAGGGGACACCTTGGTAGTCCTCTCTGAGGTGAAGGAGAAATACTTTGACCCTCAACTACTGGGCCGAATCAAAGAGCAGCTGCAGGCCAAAGAAGGCAGCCTGGAGTCCACCCAAGCCAAAGCCGAAGCCCTCGCCAAGCAAATTGCCGCCATGCAGCAGGGACTGCGGTTTAGTTTGCAGAAAGCCCGCAACAAGGTGCTGCAGGCCAACTTGAAGGTACAGAGTGACAGCGCAGATGTAGTGGCCATGCGGGCTGAGTTTGAAGTGGCCCAAGCCCAGTACGCCCGGCAGGAGAAACTGTACCAGCAGGGCTTAAAGTCGCTCACAGAGTTGGAGAGCCGGCGCCTTAAATTCCAGGAGGTGCAAGCCAAGTGGCAGAGCGTGCAAAATAAGGTGAGCATCAGTCGCAATGAAAAGCAGAATGCCCGCCTAGAGCTCTCCTCCCTGCAGGCCGAGTATCAGGATAAAATTGCCAAGGCCCGTTCTGAGCTGAATGCCACCCTGGCCTATGTGAATGATAGCCGCGGAGAAATCTCCAAGATGGAAAACGAGTATGCCAACACCCAGATCAGGAGTTCCTTTTACCAGATAACGGCCCCGCAAGACGGGTACGTGGTGCGCGCCTTGAAGGCCGGCATTGGCGAAACCCTGAAAGAGGGCGAACCAGTCTGCAGCATCATGCCCGCCAATCCGCAGTTGGCAGTACAGTTGTATGTGCGGCCCATGGATGTTCCCTTGTTGGAGGTGGGCCGCCAGGTGCGGTTACAGTTTGAGGGATGGCCGGCCCTGGTCTTCTCCGGTTGGCCCAACATGGGCTTTGGGACGTTTGGCGGCGTGGTGGCCGTCATTGACAACATTGACAGCCAGGGCAAGTACCGCATTCTGGTGGTTCCAGATCCAAAGGAAGGGCCATGGCCAGCTCCGGTGCGGGTAGGGTCTGGGGCCTATGGCTGGGTCATGCTCCAGGATGTGCCTATCTGGTATGAGTTGTGGCGGCAGTTGAACGCGTTTCCGCCGGACTATGTGGGCAAGGTGAACGGACAGCAAGAAGAAGCGGGCAAAACCCCAGAGAAAGAGCAGAAATGA
- a CDS encoding peptidase domain-containing ABC transporter codes for MPSQHTTRPTPFQRFLELLSSEHKVIGYIYLYAVFSGLVSLSLPLGIQSLIGFVSSGQMVTSVTVLILLIIVGVLVVGGLQVMQLYLVEHIQQRLFATKAFQFTTQLTHLKSNQMAEHNLPELMNRFFDVISLQKGLAKMLTDFSAAAIQILFGVILLSFYHPYFILFGLVLVVLLILIIRITSPKGMRTSLEESKYKYRLVHWLEELAQNLVIFKSASHERLSLEKTDYYTSGYLKARGAHFKVLITQYIGFIGFKTVITAGLLLMGSFLLLNQEINLGQFVASEIIIILIITAVEKLLVKLDVVYDVLTSLEKLGGVTDLPLEETKGLTREMPSTYQGVSVQVKSLSFKYAGAQTPVLQGMDLTITTGEKLCLTGPEEGGKSTLLQILAGLHTEYGGTVVFNDLSLKDYLPEALHEQIGFYLLPALLFEGTILENITLGQPDVTLEEVLWALQTVELSDYVQSKPEGLYTLIHSNSPGMPNGVSQRLALARSIARKPKLLLLDNFLPLVNKALRARIAERLLHPDMPWTVVVISNEKNVMRLCTRVVLVQQGRVSQVVTGEEAVTAEFNKLV; via the coding sequence ATGCCCTCACAGCACACTACCCGGCCAACGCCGTTCCAGCGGTTTTTAGAGCTGCTCTCCTCTGAGCACAAGGTCATAGGGTACATTTACCTGTATGCCGTTTTCTCTGGATTGGTCAGCCTGTCCTTGCCTTTGGGTATCCAGAGTCTGATTGGGTTTGTCTCTAGTGGGCAGATGGTCACCTCGGTCACCGTCCTCATCCTCCTAATCATTGTGGGGGTGCTGGTGGTGGGTGGCTTGCAGGTGATGCAGTTGTATCTGGTGGAGCATATCCAGCAGCGCCTCTTCGCAACCAAGGCTTTTCAGTTCACTACGCAGCTCACTCACCTAAAGAGCAACCAGATGGCTGAGCACAACCTGCCAGAGTTGATGAACCGGTTCTTTGATGTGATCTCCCTGCAGAAAGGCCTGGCCAAAATGCTGACGGATTTCTCTGCGGCGGCCATCCAGATTTTGTTCGGGGTAATTCTGCTGTCCTTCTACCATCCGTACTTTATCCTCTTTGGGTTGGTGCTGGTGGTGTTGCTTATCCTCATCATTCGGATTACCAGTCCAAAGGGCATGCGCACCAGTCTGGAGGAGTCAAAGTACAAGTACCGCTTGGTGCACTGGTTGGAAGAACTGGCCCAGAACCTTGTCATTTTTAAATCTGCGTCCCATGAACGGCTGTCCCTGGAGAAGACCGACTATTACACCAGCGGCTACCTGAAGGCCAGAGGCGCCCACTTTAAAGTGCTCATCACCCAATACATTGGCTTCATTGGCTTTAAAACGGTGATCACGGCTGGCTTGCTCCTCATGGGTAGCTTTCTATTGTTAAACCAGGAAATCAACCTGGGGCAGTTTGTGGCCTCAGAGATCATCATCATCCTCATCATCACTGCCGTGGAGAAGCTGCTGGTGAAGCTGGATGTGGTGTATGACGTTTTGACCAGCCTAGAGAAACTGGGTGGCGTGACGGACCTGCCCTTAGAAGAAACCAAAGGGCTCACCAGAGAAATGCCCTCTACCTACCAGGGCGTGTCTGTGCAGGTGAAAAGTTTATCATTCAAGTATGCAGGCGCGCAGACGCCAGTCTTGCAAGGAATGGACCTGACTATAACCACTGGCGAAAAGCTGTGCCTCACCGGCCCAGAAGAAGGAGGCAAGTCCACGCTGTTGCAAATTCTGGCAGGCCTTCATACAGAATATGGAGGAACAGTGGTCTTTAATGACTTGTCCTTGAAGGATTACCTGCCAGAGGCACTGCATGAGCAGATAGGATTCTACCTGCTGCCAGCCCTTTTGTTTGAGGGAACCATCCTGGAGAACATTACCCTGGGCCAGCCGGATGTTACCTTAGAAGAAGTCTTGTGGGCCCTGCAGACAGTAGAACTAAGTGATTATGTGCAAAGTAAGCCAGAAGGTCTTTATACCCTGATCCATAGTAACTCACCGGGCATGCCCAATGGGGTGTCCCAGCGGCTGGCCTTAGCCCGCAGCATTGCCAGAAAGCCAAAACTTCTGTTGCTGGACAATTTCCTGCCCTTGGTGAACAAAGCCTTGCGGGCCCGGATTGCAGAAAGACTCCTCCATCCAGACATGCCTTGGACTGTGGTGGTGATCTCAAACGAGAAAAACGTCATGCGCCTCTGCACCAGAGTGGTGCTGGTGCAGCAGGGGCGGGTAAGCCAGGTAGTCACTGGAGAAGAAGCAGTCACCGCAGAATTTAACAAGCTTGTGTAA